aaccgaaacgataagtttccataTCCCAACCTGTTTACCAACCGCCGGTGCGGTGTCGTGTTATGATGGCGGTTAGCAAATCGCTTTTACCGACGCtcccccggtcaaaccattcggaatttgattcggaatcctgaaaggagtcattatggattccaaatcaaatgcaacaaccgattctgagtcggaatcggttgttgcatttgatttggaatccataatgtaGGGTTACCAAATAGACTGATAGCAAATAaaggacatccctgccaaatGTTTTGCCAGTTATGTCacttcccactgagacgtccaaaaaattgtttcaaaatcgttcaacacgggtccaacgatggacgttcgttgaacggttatttggacgatgcccaaattggtccaacgaacgtccttcattggacgattttgaaaccaaccgttcttagagggttgatccagaattctgaaaaaacAGTCGAAATTCTGCCCAATTTTCCAGCGGTTGAACTGGGACATTGTATCTCAATCGAGACAAATTAGAATAGTGTAGTGCCAATACCGAACattggccaaacctcatattgagctatccaacaaattttggttacttctgagtaaaacaaattttggttgccATGAGTCGCAGAGAGTATGCATTACCAAAAAAATCGGTGGAAGAAATTGATTCTTttggaataaagttgatctgaataatttaatacagggtgattcgtcatgacgtttttttaatctagtaaaaaaattgaaaaatgtagTAAATCACGaattgtttatttgtcaatcaaaagaacattttttgccatttattgtttgaaaacaatttcaacAATTTGTTGGCCATGTTTGAGCTTCAGGTAGTCCATTCGACTGGTCCAAATTTTGATGAcggattcgagtatttcaagtggtatctggctaattactcgagtaatgttggtttccaatgcttggggatgttaccgccgctatgttttcttcactgcgtgctggacgtggtcgatttgttcgctaatcatccaataacgagaACTACAACGCTTACTTTTAGGTTGTATGGTGAATAGTtgagtcagttggccgattatgtcgATCATATTATGGTCGGAGTGCACTAAACACATTTCCCATAGACcgctgattttcgaaatatagttgaataatttgaagatggtgagccagtgtaagtcgttccattatgaaatggcaaacaatactaaactacaatagCATGACAGTTTGCAGTTAGTACCCGTTAACTACTGGAAaatgccctgttaaaaaacttcatgttgaaccaccctgtatatgccaaggtttaagactaaaattaaggacatttgaagtaaaataaggacgctttccaaaaacctcgaaaataaggacatgtcctttaaaataaggacggtcgGTAACCCtacataatgactccattcagaataaaaaaatatttaaggaaaattgaaattactttACATATTGATATTTTTCTGAGTCCAAGATTTCCTAGAGAAAACCCGATACTTCGAAAAACGCTGGCAATTGATTGTGGGGTAGCTATACTTCTGCTGTGTCTATTTGTGGAACagcaaaataaattattttttactcaaaaagaaataataaacaGAGAAGAAATACTTACATTTCTTCTACCAGCTTGAACATAATATTGAAACTGGTGCCAACAATGTTCTCTGCTTACACTTTTACACAAATCCATCTGGTAAActattgaaattttcacaataatacgattatgaaaatcataaaatacattaacagattttattaggacgacttatgaaattcttacaTATAACTTATGGAATGCATAAACGTCTAATGAATTCAAAATTGCACAGGTTCATAAGTTgtgacttatgaaattcttaagtaCTTTTTCCTCAGCGATACCGTCaaacggggtaacttgcaacagcgGGTGAGATCGATGACGAAAAAGTTCTCCGTGCAACAAAAATTGAATGTTCATTTCAGATAGTAGCCCTATTTACAATATCATAATGATTCAatgattgaaatatttcacaccGCACTGAAATCGAGAGTGGTAAACAAACAATACGCTTCATAGCTATGTTTTGATAAGAAATTCATCGCATCAGAAATTCAGGATGTTACAAATCGAGGCGTTCAACAAATACGCAACGCTAAAGGCAATAGTCTATCATTCCAAGAGTGGCCGTGTATTTTACTCCTACTCGCAGCTATGCACTGCAGCTACCAGTTTGAAATGTGCAATACAAAATCTCAACCTCATCGGTCAGTGTTTCGGCGTTTCTGTAGTGCATTCACCGGCGCTGGTGGCTGTTATTTGCGGGTAGGTCATaagaaaggattcttttccAGGCTATACGgagtttaaaattaatttctcagatTGGTGTAAAAGACCTATAATAAATTTCAAGTCAAAGTTTTTTAAATCTTATTCCAGCACATataattgaataaaaatatttccagAATAAATTATTCACAATCAGCATTTTACTGCTTCAACGCAGGTGGCAGTATCAATCGTGTAAGAGAAGAATTGAAGCGTATTGGTTCCCATCATTGTTTCTGTCGGGAGCAGGACGTTGCACGTTTTCAAACAAATGACACCAGATTcaatataatatataattttaatttacttGACGAGAAAATACAATTGCTCCACTTTGAGTCGAGAACACAAACTAAAACTGCATGTGATATTGCATACTATATCGGAACTTCCGGCAGTACCGGACAACCCAAACTAGTCAAAGTACCAACACTATGCATACTACCAAACCTAGAACAATTGAAGAACATATTCCAGGTGACACAGGATGATCGCATTTTTGTAGCATCGCCAGCATCGTTTGATCCTTTTGTGGTTGACGTGTTTCTGGCCCTACGAAATGGCGCCTGTCTCACACTGGTTGCAAACGAAATCCGTCTGAACGTTGAGCGATTGCTGACTGTACTGTTTGAGCTGGATAAAGTCACCATCATGCAGATTACACCATCGCTCTTCCAACGTTGGAGTGAACAGTCAATCTCGGAGGTGATTCTACGGAATGGAAGTTCTTTAAGGTAAGAAAAAATACATCCTATATCTTTCCGACCTAAATCAAAACGTTtgagttttaatatcaaaacaGTATTACAGGCATTTGGTGCTGGGCGGCGAACCTTTTCCAGTTCGATTGAAGACATTCGAACAAAGTTCGGTCCATGTATACAACATCTATGGGATAACGGAAATTTCTTGTTGGGCAACTATCGAAAAAGTTATCCCCGGTATGGCTGATCGCGAGGTATCCCTAGGTTCACCACTAGATCGCTCGATTGAGTTGCAGCTGCGACATGTCGATGGTGGCAAAATTGTAGACTTAACCGAAGAACGAAGAACATACCCAGTTCGAGGTCAGCTTTTTATAGGCAGCCGCACTCGAAAATGTGTGGTGAACGATGAACATTTGGAAGCGGTTCTTGGATCCGAAGATATTTGCTATCGAAGTACTGGTGACCTGGTTGAACTACGTCAAGATGGAAAATATTACTATTTGGGTCGTTGTGACGACATGATCAAACGTTTTGGTACCAGAGTAAGTTTAGTACCATTGGAACAGATGGCGGATCAGTGCGATGGGATAATCAAAAGTTGTGCGGTATTTGATGGGATACGCCATAAACTGGCATTATTCTACAGAGCACACGATGAATCAGTTAACGAACAAAGCATGAGGCAGAAATTCAAAGTATTACTCTCTAATGAAACAATTCCAGATGATATCATTAAAATTGATTCGTTTCCCTTGTCTAACCACGGTAAAATTGATAGGAAAATGCTTCTCAAACAGTATCAAGAGCGATCTGTGCAAACATTTAGCAAAGATAGTGGCATTCGTCATTTATTTAACGAGCAGATCTTCAAAATATTAGGTATAAGTTTAGAAAAACTTGACCAACCAAAGCGATCCAAACCGGATGTTAGAAGTTCTTTTCTGGATGCAGGTGGAACATCCATTCAAGCCGTACAGTTAACTACTTTCTTGCAAGACTGCTCCACTTGTCCAATTCCTAATCTAATCGGTTTACTATTAGACAAGGCAGTGCCGTTGACCGAAGTTGGATCATATATGGACGAGACAAACCAGTCCTCTACGACGACACCCGCCGCAATCAAACCTGAAACACTGGGGAATAGGACAGAAATCTGTATTCAAACTAAGTTCGACATGAACAAATGCATCGATGCAAGTCCTACTACCTTTCACAGTGAGGGACATAATCGAACCTTCCTGGCGGTAGGAAGTCACTCTCACAAAATAATAGTAGTGGATacacaaatgaatcaaatagttTCGGAACTTACTCTCCCAGACCGAGTGGAAAGTGCGGTTAACTATTTGGAGGACCAACAGCATGGTCTTGTTGGATGTTACGATGGTTTTTTATACTGCTTCGATATTTGGACATCCACCATTCGATGGAAGTTTGATTCAGGCGGAATGATTAAAGGTAAAGCGTTAATATCAGGCCCTTTAATTGTATTCGGCTGCTACGCAGATGAACACAACCTTTTCGCTTTAGAATTGGTAAGTTTTTCAatcactcaagtattttaacgtAATTTATAACCGAGACTTTTCTCGAGCTTTAGAAAGGAACACTTGCTTGGAAGTTAAAGCTAGGATCCAAAGGTATTCTTTCGTCTCCTCTTGCATTTTACAATGGTATGGCGTTTGTGGCTACACTCGATGGCACTTGTTCATGCTTCGTCCTCCAAGATGGAACTCAATGTTGGTGCAGAAAACTCAATTCGCCCGTATTTGCGGACTCGGTGTATATAGAACATTTTCGTGTAGTTTTAGTAGCAGAAGTGCAAGGTGTCTTGCATTGTCTATCTAGTAAATGTGGGACAGAGGTAAACCCTCAACCAAATAACACTGTGAAATATTCATAACATCATAATTTCAGCTGTGGTCAGTATCAACCGAAGGAAACATATTCTCTACTCCGATAGTACTACCACGACATGAGGATTCTGTAGCAATTCTGTTGGGTTGCCACGACAAGCA
This is a stretch of genomic DNA from Topomyia yanbarensis strain Yona2022 unplaced genomic scaffold, ASM3024719v1 HiC_scaffold_19, whole genome shotgun sequence. It encodes these proteins:
- the LOC131694894 gene encoding beta-alanine-activating enzyme-like, whose protein sequence is MLQIEAFNKYATLKAIVYHSKSGRVFYSYSQLCTAATSLKCAIQNLNLIGQCFGVSVVHSPALVAVICGINYSQSAFYCFNAGGSINRVREELKRIGSHHCFCREQDVARFQTNDTRFNIIYNFNLLDEKIQLLHFESRTQTKTACDIAYYIGTSGSTGQPKLVKVPTLCILPNLEQLKNIFQVTQDDRIFVASPASFDPFVVDVFLALRNGACLTLVANEIRLNVERLLTVLFELDKVTIMQITPSLFQRWSEQSISEVILRNGSSLRHLVLGGEPFPVRLKTFEQSSVHVYNIYGITEISCWATIEKVIPGMADREVSLGSPLDRSIELQLRHVDGGKIVDLTEERRTYPVRGQLFIGSRTRKCVVNDEHLEAVLGSEDICYRSTGDLVELRQDGKYYYLGRCDDMIKRFGTRVSLVPLEQMADQCDGIIKSCAVFDGIRHKLALFYRAHDESVNEQSMRQKFKVLLSNETIPDDIIKIDSFPLSNHGKIDRKMLLKQYQERSVQTFSKDSGIRHLFNEQIFKILGISLEKLDQPKRSKPDVRSSFLDAGGTSIQAVQLTTFLQDCSTCPIPNLIGLLLDKAVPLTEVGSYMDETNQSSTTTPAAIKPETLGNRTEICIQTKFDMNKCIDASPTTFHSEGHNRTFLAVGSHSHKIIVVDTQMNQIVSELTLPDRVESAVNYLEDQQHGLVGCYDGFLYCFDIWTSTIRWKFDSGGMIKGKALISGPLIVFGCYADEHNLFALELKGTLAWKLKLGSKGILSSPLAFYNGMAFVATLDGTCSCFVLQDGTQCWCRKLNSPVFADSVYIEHFRVVLVAEVQGVLHCLSSKCGTELWSVSTEGNIFSTPIVLPRHEDSVAILLGCHDKHLYCFNYTINSESATPSWKIRLQSPIYAGSTRLDTDLIVVCSTTGYVNLISLAAVQVISVIKTSGEIFSTPVAIDSETFYVGCRDNFLYKLGIQQPV